GACGGTGAAACCGCTGGGGTCCACCCGCTCGCGCGGCACCTTCACGTGGTAGTCCTCGCCCTCCCGCTGGATCAGCACGCAGCCGCCCTCGGCGACATGGCGCACGCAGGTGCGCAGCAGGGCCCGCCGCACCTCCGGGTCCCCCGCGTGCACGAGGAACGACGCGAGCAGCACCACGTCGAACGTCTCGCCCAGATCCAGTTCTTCGATCGGGCTGCATATCGTCCGCGCGCCGCGCACGCGCGCCAGCATGTCGGCGGACTCGTCCACCGCCGTGACCGTGAACCCGCGCTCCAGCAGCCCATGCGTCATGCGCCCGACGCCGCTGCCCAGCTCCAGGATGCGGGCGCCCTCGGGCACCGCGGCGGCGATGATGCCCGGTTCCTCTCCTACCGGGAGCCGTGAGTAGAGCTCCACCGCGCAGCCGTCCGGGGTGATGGCCCCGGGTCCCGTCCCCTCGTACCCCTCACGCATTTTCAGCTCCATGCCCGTCCAACGGCCGCCCCCGCACAGCCGTTCCCCTCCCGACCGCCTTCACCCGACCGAGTGAACGAGCAGACGGCCACAGGGCCGGAGCCAAGGGGATGCAGGACCGACTGCCGAACCGAAGCCTCAATGACTACAGGCCGAAGCCCCAGCGACCACAGGACCGGAACTCAGCGACTACAGCGGGAACCAGCCGTGCCCCACGTACCAGTGGCCGCCGGCCCGCAGGTGGTCGCCGACGGCCCGCTCCACGGACGTGCGCCTCGGCAGGCTCGCCACCGGCAGGTCCGGGTCGCCGAAGACGAACCGGACGGGCTCGGTGTCCGCCGGCTCCGGCTCCTCGCCTGGGTCCCGGGCGGCCGCGAACCGCTGCTGGAAGCGGATGATGTTGGAGTCCGGGCCGAGATACCGCTTCAGCTGTGGGTCGAGCAGCCAGGAATGGCACACCGCGACCCGGTACCGCTCGCGCGGACAGTGGCGGGCGAAGAACTCACGTGCCAGTGCCAGCGAACGGTCGCAGGCCGCCGGCGACAGCGGACCGAGGAAGTCCGGGATGTGCAGGTTCAGGCACGACTCCCCCGGCCCCATGTCGCCCCCGGCCGCGGCGATCGCCCGCCCCGTGCGCTGTCCGAGCCGCGCCCGCTCGAACTGAAGCCGGCCCAGCTGGTACAGCTCACCGCGGAAGTGGTGCGTGAGCCACTGAGGGACCTGCACCCCTCCCCTGCCGTGCTGCCGTCGGTGGAACGCCATGTTCCGCCCGAGGTCGGCGAAGGTGCGGCGGCTGACATCGGCCGGAACACCGCGCTCGCGGTGGTACGCGCGTGTGTGCGGCAACGCCGCGACGAACACGTACACGGAGAAGTACGGGCCCAGTGCCGCCGGTGCCTCGGCGAGGCGCTCGACGAGCGGCACCTCGACCCCGGTCTCCCCGATGTCCCGCACGAGCTCCTCGACGCACTCCGCCAGCAGCCGCACGGCCCCGGCGTCCGCGGTGAGCGTCCGCCGCAGCGCGACCAGGTCGTTGATGTCCTCGTGCGCCACCGCGAGGTCGAGCAGGATCTCGGGCAACGCGTCGGCGTCCGGCAGCATACGACTCCCCCAGTCGGCCTTTTGTGGACCTTAGCCGGGAAGAGTACGTTGCAAGAAGGAGTGGTGATCGGACGATGCGTACGGGCAGTGAACCGAGGACCGCGCGCAGTGCCCTGCGGGCGCGCTTCTGGCTGAGCCTGTGGGGGCTGCTGTGGGCGCTCGTCGGGACGGTCGCGTTCACGCTCGCCGGGCGGCCCGGCTGGGCCATCGCCTGCGGCGTGCTGCTGCTGGTCGTGACGGTCGACCTCGCCGTCGTCCTCAGGCACATCCGCCAGGGCCCGCACTACCAGCCGGGCCACGACATCCCGCCCTACCGGCCACCGGACGACCGCCCGTGACCGCCCTCCGGAGGCCCGCCCCCTGACCAGCCGCCGGACGCCCGCCCCGGAGGGGCCGGGCCGGGCTCACGACTCGAAGCGCGCCGCCTTCAGGAACTGCGGGTTCGGATCCAGCGCGGCCGCCAGCCGGAAGTGGCGTTTCGCCTGGTCGGGGCGGCCCTGCCGCTCATAGGTGCGGGCGAGCGCGAAGTGCGCGAACGCGTTGTCCGGCTCGCGCTCCAGCACGATGGAGAACTCCAGCTCGGCCGGCCTCAGCTGCGCCGCCGCGAAGAAGGCACGCGCGCGCAGCAGCCGCGCGGCGGTGTTCTCCGGGTGCGCGGCGATGACCGAGTCGAGCAGCTTCACCGCGCCCCGAGGGTCCCGCGCCGCGAGCAGTTGCTCGGCGGCGCGGAAGTCGATGACGTTCGTCTCCGGGGTACGTCCGGTCGAACCGCTGGTCTCGGGCACGGCAGAGTCCTTCCCTCACTGCGCGGGTTCAACGCGCCCTCGGGGGGCCGCTATTCCTGAGGGGACGGCCGGGCCGCCTGGGACCTGCGCCGCAGCTCGGCCCACACCTCCCGCACGCGGCGCTCCAGCTCCTCCAGCGGCACGTCGTTGTCGATGACGATGTCCGCGATCTCCCTGCGCTGCTCGCGTGTCGCCTGGGCGGCCATCCGCGCGCGGGCGTCCTCCTCGGTCATACCGCGCCGGGTCAGGAGCCGGTCGAGCTGGGTCTCGGGGCTCGTGTCGACGACGATCACGACGTCGTAGAGCGACGCCAGGCCGTTCTCCGTGAGGAGCGGGACGTCGTGGACGACGACCGCGTCCTCGGCGGCGGCCTCCTCCAGCTCACGGGAGCGGGCGCCCACCAGGGGGTGCACGATCGCGTTGAGGGTGGCGAGCTTGGCCGGGTCGGAGAAGACGATCGAGCCGAGCCTGGGCCGGTCCAGGCTGCCGTCCTCGGCGAGGATCTCCTCGCCGAAGGCATCGACGACCGCCGTGAGCCCTGGGGTCCCGGGCGCGACGACCTCCCGTGCGACGCGGTCCGCGTCGATCAGCACGGCACCGCACTCGACGAGCAGCCGTGACACCTCGCTCTTGCCGGCGCCGAT
This genomic stretch from Streptomyces sp. Go-475 harbors:
- a CDS encoding tetratricopeptide repeat protein — encoded protein: MPETSGSTGRTPETNVIDFRAAEQLLAARDPRGAVKLLDSVIAAHPENTAARLLRARAFFAAAQLRPAELEFSIVLEREPDNAFAHFALARTYERQGRPDQAKRHFRLAAALDPNPQFLKAARFES
- a CDS encoding class I SAM-dependent methyltransferase, encoding MREGYEGTGPGAITPDGCAVELYSRLPVGEEPGIIAAAVPEGARILELGSGVGRMTHGLLERGFTVTAVDESADMLARVRGARTICSPIEELDLGETFDVVLLASFLVHAGDPEVRRALLRTCVRHVAEGGCVLIQREGEDYHVKVPRERVDPSGFTVRIVSSEPAGDGVNSVRAEYEFPDAVWTQTFRTRPLTREQFEEALGEAGLRVDRYLTEDRIWVRAVPTARAV
- a CDS encoding DUF6343 family protein, which encodes MRTGSEPRTARSALRARFWLSLWGLLWALVGTVAFTLAGRPGWAIACGVLLLVVTVDLAVVLRHIRQGPHYQPGHDIPPYRPPDDRP
- the coaE gene encoding dephospho-CoA kinase — its product is MLKVGLTGGIGAGKSEVSRLLVECGAVLIDADRVAREVVAPGTPGLTAVVDAFGEEILAEDGSLDRPRLGSIVFSDPAKLATLNAIVHPLVGARSRELEEAAAEDAVVVHDVPLLTENGLASLYDVVIVVDTSPETQLDRLLTRRGMTEEDARARMAAQATREQRREIADIVIDNDVPLEELERRVREVWAELRRRSQAARPSPQE
- a CDS encoding acyltransferase domain-containing protein, which gives rise to MLPDADALPEILLDLAVAHEDINDLVALRRTLTADAGAVRLLAECVEELVRDIGETGVEVPLVERLAEAPAALGPYFSVYVFVAALPHTRAYHRERGVPADVSRRTFADLGRNMAFHRRQHGRGGVQVPQWLTHHFRGELYQLGRLQFERARLGQRTGRAIAAAGGDMGPGESCLNLHIPDFLGPLSPAACDRSLALAREFFARHCPRERYRVAVCHSWLLDPQLKRYLGPDSNIIRFQQRFAAARDPGEEPEPADTEPVRFVFGDPDLPVASLPRRTSVERAVGDHLRAGGHWYVGHGWFPL